GGAGGAGCAGCGGAGCGAACCCCGTTTCGGGAAGGAAGAACGTAGAAGGATAGCGGAGTTGCGCGAACAAATGGTGCTGGGAGCTGTGAACCCAAAGCCTGCGGAGGCGGGCAGTTGCGATCTGGCTTGGACCCGTTGGGGGTTGAGGCAGTGATGGGACAGTGCGTAAATGGGAACGGCACGATTACGTCGTCTTCGCGGCAAAGCTTGCCGCCCACGGTCGAGGTCTGGCCATCGTGTACGGATGTCGGAAGGCGTGCTGCAGACCTGATAGAATCTCAACTGGCCCGTCGACCCTGCTCTGTTTTCGCCCTGCCGACGGGTACCACGCCGCTGGCCATGTACGACGAAATCGTGAGGCGATGTGAAGAGGGTAACCTGAGGCTCGACGGTGCGAAGTTTTTCAACCTGGACGAGTATGTGGGGCTTCACCCCGGCCACGAGGGATCGTTTTACAGGTACATGCGGGAGCGTTTTTGGGGACCTGCCAAGCTCAAGGAATGGCAGTACGACGTCCCCCGAGGGTGGGTCCAAGACCTGGACGGAGAGTGCAAGCGATATGACGAGGCCATCGTTGAAGCCGGTGGGATCGATCTGGCGGTAGTGGGGCTTGGGGTGAATGCGCACGTTGGGTTCAATGAACCCGGTACCGACCCCGAACTTGGTACGCATCTGGTGGAGCTTTCTGAAAGCACGCGCCGGGCCCAGGCGGAGTGGTTCGGGGGCCTGGTAGGTCGTGTTCCGCGGCGCGCACTCACGGTGGGGATCCGAACGCTTCTTGGGACGCGTGCCATAGTCCTGATTGCTTGTGGGCGGCATAAGGCCAGGATTGTGCATGAGGTGCTCTTGGGTCCCCCAACGCCCGAGCGGCCAGCCTCTCTCTTGAGGATCCATCCCAACCTCACCGTTATTCTCGATCAGGATGCCGCAGGTTTGCTTTGGCCAAAGGAGTTCAAGGCCGAGGAGGCCTTGAAGACGGATACGGTGTAGAGCCAGGAGACGGGCAAATTGGCGGCGGGTGTGCACTCCGGTCCGGCAGCCCGGAGGTGGGTCGCCTCGCAATGGGATGCGTCTGCCGGGTTAGCTGAGCTCCAGCGGGCGGGCCGGGTCGAGGCTGGGGAGAAAGGAGGAAGTGCACGTGATCACTAAGGACGAACTGGCCCGCATGATCGAGCAGACCCTGGTGAAACCGACCGCCAGCAGGCAAGAGGTCAGGGCATTCCTGGAGTCGGCGAGGAAACACGGGTTCTATGCGGTAATGGTGAATCCCACGTGGGTAGAAGTGGCTGTCCAGGAGATGGCGGGTACCGGTATCAGGGCGGGCACGGCCATCGGCTTTCCGCTGGGGGCGACTCTTTCAGAGGTGAAGGCTTACGAGGCCTTCCGTGCGGTGGAGCGGGGGGCGCGGGAGATAGACGTGGTGATCAACATCGGGGCTCTCAAAGGGGGAGAAACTGACCTGGTGCGGGAGGACATGGCGACAGTGGTGAAGGCCGTGCATAGCGTTACCGGGGTGGATCCCCGCAGTGTGACCGTCAAGGCCATCATCGAGACCTGCTACCTCGATGAGAGAGAGAAGGTCCTTGCCGCCCAGCTGGCGGTGGAGGCGGGGTGCGATTTCGTCAAGACGTGCACGGGTCTTGGCCCGCGCGGAGTGACGGTCGACGATGTGGTCATCATAAAGCGGGCGCTGGCAGGCAAGGCCGGGATTAAGGCTTCCGGAGGAATCTACAACCTGGAATTCGCTTTGCGCCTGATCGAGGCGGGGGCAACCCGCCTGGGGACGAGCAAGGGAGTTGAGTTGCTCGAGGAGATGGAACGGAAGCACACCCAGGTGACAAGGAGGGCCGGGTACCACTGAGAGACAAGCTGCGCCGTCTTCGGGGGTTGGGTGAGGTGACCGGCCGGGTCGAACTGAGGGGTCAGGGAGCGTCGGGGGGCATCGCCATTGGCCCGGCGTACGTTTTCCGCAGGACCGTACAGGCCCTGCGCCGGGTGGTCGGGCCGGAGGGTGTGGCAGCGGAGATCGACCGGCTGCGCCGTGCCGTGGAGGTGGCACGGGCGCAACTGGCAGCCCTCAGGGAAAAGGCTTTACGGGAAGCAGGGACTGACCAGGCGGCGATATTCGAGGCTCACGATCTCATGCTACAAGATCCCGAGCTGGTGGGCAGGGCGGAGCTGGTGATACTCGAAGGGGAGTGCAACGCCGAATGGGCCCTGCAGCAGGCCGGTGAAAAGGTGGCCTCCTCGCTGGAGTCTGTGCCGGATGAATACCTGCGGGCACGTGCTGCCGATGTACGGGACGTCGTGTCTCGGGTGGTGTGCATACTCGAGGGGCGGTTCGGCCACCCGCTCGGCGAGCTTCCTGAGCCGGTGGTGGTTGTGAGCGAGGAGCTCATGCCCTCTGACACCGCGCAGACGGACCGGGACAAGGTTCTGGGCTTTGTAATGGAGCGAGGGAGTTCAACTTCCCACGCCGCCATTCTGGCACGGACGATGGGGATAGTCGCCGTGGTGGGTGT
This region of Bacillota bacterium genomic DNA includes:
- the deoC gene encoding deoxyribose-phosphate aldolase; translation: MIEQTLVKPTASRQEVRAFLESARKHGFYAVMVNPTWVEVAVQEMAGTGIRAGTAIGFPLGATLSEVKAYEAFRAVERGAREIDVVINIGALKGGETDLVREDMATVVKAVHSVTGVDPRSVTVKAIIETCYLDEREKVLAAQLAVEAGCDFVKTCTGLGPRGVTVDDVVIIKRALAGKAGIKASGGIYNLEFALRLIEAGATRLGTSKGVELLEEMERKHTQVTRRAGYH
- a CDS encoding glucosamine-6-phosphate deaminase; amino-acid sequence: MRSGLDPLGVEAVMGQCVNGNGTITSSSRQSLPPTVEVWPSCTDVGRRAADLIESQLARRPCSVFALPTGTTPLAMYDEIVRRCEEGNLRLDGAKFFNLDEYVGLHPGHEGSFYRYMRERFWGPAKLKEWQYDVPRGWVQDLDGECKRYDEAIVEAGGIDLAVVGLGVNAHVGFNEPGTDPELGTHLVELSESTRRAQAEWFGGLVGRVPRRALTVGIRTLLGTRAIVLIACGRHKARIVHEVLLGPPTPERPASLLRIHPNLTVILDQDAAGLLWPKEFKAEEALKTDTV